The following is a genomic window from Micrococcus cohnii.
AGCGGAACGAACTGGCCCGACTGATCGCCGAGCTCGAGCAGATCCTCGCCTCCGAGCAGCGGCTGCGCGAGGTCGTCGGTGAGGAGCTGCAGGCCGTGGCGGACGAACACGGCGACCAGCGGCGCACCCGACTGCTCGAGAACGAGAGCCTCGGCGCTCCGGCGGCGGCGAGCGCGCCCGCCCGGCACGCGCCCGGCTCCCCCGATGAGGCCTTGATGGTCGCCGACACCCCGTGCTGGGTGCTGCTGAGCACCGGTCACAAGATCCTGCGCACCGCTGACCGCACCCCGGTCACGCCCGGGGACCGTCGTCGAAAGAACGACGCGCTGCTCAGTGCGGTGGCCACCACGGCGCGCGGCGAGATCGGCGCGCTGACCTCCTCCGGTGCCCTGCACCGGGTCCAGGTCGTCGATCTGCCCACCGTCTCCGAGCCGAGCGCGCAGCCGGACATGTCGAGTGCGCAGGACGCGAAGACGCTCGTCCCGCTCGACCGCGGCGAGAGCCTCGTGGCGCTCGTCCCGCTCGACCAGGTCATCGCGCTGGGCACGGCGCGCGGCGTCGTCAAACGGGTCCGTCCGGACTGGCCGCTGAACCGCGAGGCGATGGAGGCGATCACCATGAAGGAGGGCGACCGCGTCATCGGGGCAGCGCCCGCCGTGCAGGACGAGGACCAGCTGGTGTTCATCACCGGCGCCGGCCGACTGCTGCGCTTCGCCGCCTCCCTCGCCCGCCCGCAGGGTCCCTCCGCCTCGGGCGTGGCCGGGATGCGCGTTGCCGACGATGACACCGTGATCGGGTTCGGTGTCGCCCCCGCGGGCTCCGATGTCGCCGAGACCGATGTGGCCGGCATCGCCAGGCCGGCCCTGGTGGCGACGGTGACCGACGGCGACCCAGATCTGCTCGGCGGGGCACCAGGCTCCGTCAAGGTGACCCCTCTGGGAGAGTTCCCCGTGAAGGGTCGCGGTACGGCGGGGGTGCGAGCGCACCGCCTGCTCAAGGGCGAAACGGGGCTGGCCCTCGCCTGGGCGGGCGCCGCGCCTGCCCTGGCCTCGTCGAAGGCGGGTGTCGCCCGGTCGCTGCCACATGAGTTCGGTCGCCGCGACGGCTCCGGCGTGTCCGTGGACGCCAAGATCGAGGTGATCGGTGCCGGGGAAACCCCCGAGCCCGTCGCGCTCAGCCCCCAGCACGAGGACGGCGTGGAGGTCTCGGCCAAGTGAACACCCGTGCGACCGGTGCGACGTCGGGCCCCGAGAACTCACCCGCCGACCAGCCGATCACCGTCCAGGTGACTCGCCGCGTTCGAGTGCACGACGCCGCGGCGGTCGATGCCTGGGTGTCCCGTGGGCAGGCCGTGATGATCGACTTCCCCGGCTACCTCGGCTCCGGGCTGGTCCGTTCATCACGCACGTCCGACACGTGGCGGATGCTCTATCGGTTCGCCGACCGCGAGAGCCTGCAGCGCTGGCACGACTCCGCGGAGAGAGCAGCGTGGATCCGCGAGATGGCGGACGCCGTCGCGCAGGAGGACTTCGAGCACCGCACCGGCATCGAGGGCTGGTTCGACGCCCCGGAGCAGGCGCCGCTGCCCAGCCCGCCGCGGTGGAAGCAGATGGTGGTCATCTTCACGGGATTCTTCCCGATGTCCCTGCTGGTCAACGCCGTGCTGGCGGGCGTGCTGCCGGCGGACACGCCGCTGGTGCTGCGTGTGCTGGCCGCGA
Proteins encoded in this region:
- a CDS encoding antibiotic biosynthesis monooxygenase, encoding MNTRATGATSGPENSPADQPITVQVTRRVRVHDAAAVDAWVSRGQAVMIDFPGYLGSGLVRSSRTSDTWRMLYRFADRESLQRWHDSAERAAWIREMADAVAQEDFEHRTGIEGWFDAPEQAPLPSPPRWKQMVVIFTGFFPMSLLVNAVLAGVLPADTPLVLRVLAAIIPVMPVMVYLVLPGLTRLFRPWLLAGNDRR